Part of the Oncorhynchus mykiss isolate Arlee chromosome 12, USDA_OmykA_1.1, whole genome shotgun sequence genome, AGGATTATCTATGTTGAAGACCCTTACCCACATTTGAAGCAGCTTCATAATTTTTCAACAAACAATGAACCTAGATAGTAGCTATGACAAACTGATAGATAGAGTCTGTTTTGGCTTAcatttgaggaaaaagggggccCTGTTCTAAAACAATTGGAGTAGAGGCAATACCTTACATACTAGGCCAGGAAAGACCAGGGTCTGTATAAATCAGTGGAAGCTGGGGGGAGGAGCTTCCCCATCCATGTAATGTTATTCaatgtgatctaaaaggcaaaactgttcCTAAACCGGCATTCTTGCTCTGAGAGGCTTGATGCAAACTGCCCCAGAAGACCtcagctgtgttcgaatacccatactaacatgctgtatactacatacttaaggAGCACATACTgcatactatatactattagttcacagggctcccgaatggcgcagcggtctaaggcactgcatctcagtgcaagcgGCGTCACTATAGTACTGCTGTAATTGAGGTATGATtgggcccagtgtcgtccgggtttggctggagtaggccgtcattgaaaataagaatttgttcttaaattacttgcctagttaaataaaggttacattttaataTACTGTAAAAGAACTGTAAACTTTTAGTTGAGCGTACTAGCGCTTCGACTGTCTACCGGAAgctgatgctgttgctatgcaacctcttgttagcttgttagcataactaATTACTAGCTAGACATCATATGATTTCGGATGTGTCTgtaaatttaatctggagtgTCAGAGTGCCAGAGTACGCTCTGGGACTTcttaaattcagagcgttgtcagattgtccgttcgcaAATCGAAAGCTTTTTGCTCTCTGGACGAGGAGTTGGGTTGActcgagcgttctgacctcacaacggcattcaagcacccaagctaactggttgactttggctagcttgctagttatttccagacacaaatgagagaacacctcactctgaccattttactcgccctggcagagctggttaggctgttttcatgttatccagagcattgttGACTGTAACTGTggtgctggcaacaattgaattactCTTTTAATTGAATTAccctcagatgagagtgctctgaaatcgaagTAGAGAGCCAGAGTGAattaacaatgtccattgagaacgcacaataactataccacttagctaagccTGATGTCTTAATAGCCAACTAAATGTATGTTAGGTATTTAGCTAACATAAAGGTACATACTACTGCAATGATATGCTATGCGGTTCataaggatagcgtagctaaaGAATTGTAATGCAACTTATTTGAAAATTCATTACATCGCtgaacattttcttaacatttgtcataattagttaaagcaatgaaattGTATCTGCTCTCATCTgacttcggctgcatattttccgcCCTTTTCTTAAAATCTGAAAACTTGTGTTGCCATGCCCgttttctgaagaattgcattatgggccctgaaAGCACGGAAATAATGTCCACTGCTTATATACTTCGTATTTTGGCTAATTTAGTATGACATCTGGGAACTTTTGGCGTGCTAACTATATATATACTAGGACCAATAACCATACTACATACTCCACTTACATCACAAGTAGTatggttagtgcggttagtatgagtattcgaacacagatCTAGTTCTTATGAATACCAATGACGTTTCAACTACATGGCTGTATTGAGCAATAACCCGGCACCCTGAAAGCACCATGTCAACAGTTGTGGAAGATCAGGTCATTTGAACTGAAGTTGTTAGGAAGGTTACTTTATTACTGTAGTCTTTGATTTTCATTATCTGTAAAAAAGTTTTCCACTTCACAGTTTTAGCTTAATAACATATGTGTGGTTAGATGTATGTAGCTACTGATTTTGTGTAGTTATTTCTAGGCTAATGTAATCAACTGACATACCATTTGTCAACCTCAATATGTAATTTGAAACCGAAAGGTGTATCTTCAAATACCATTTCTATAAAAGCCAgcctttctttctctgtccactACTGTATTCCCATACCTCATACTGAAAATTGAGCTGATATTTAAAAAAGTGTGATAAACCAGTTCTTCTTTTGGCTGCATTCTGGAAAAGGTAAACAATTAAGCTACATATGTTATTGAAACATGTGCTCTTAGAGAATGAAACAGAAGTTTACAGAACTGCATCTCAAAGTTCAATTCCTTTTATATCCTAAATCAAACGTAGACGTGGACTATTTCTAAATTAGTCTAATATTAGAATGAGTGTTCAAATTCTTTCTATTTTCTTCTAAggatttaacacacacacatttttcaacAATAACTTCTGTAGTTAGACCTGCACTGTAGCATTGCTTAAGCTTTTAGCTGATACTACTGCTTTAGTTGTTTCCAATAGAATGTTACTTTGTAATAAACaaagttgaaaaaaaaataacagtCCGAGATGAAGAGGTCAAGGCGAGAGCATTTACTCTGCCCAAAATCTTTCCGCGTGAGATAAGCCCGTTTTCTTTCAAATTACTTGAGGATTAtgatcgaatagaagtttcgtaataTTTAAGCTTTTACAAATGTACTGATATATGTGGATGCATGTGGTATTCCGGAAACTTTGAGAAAAATGAAGTATATTTGTGCGTGGTGTTCACACACGTacctgccctctcattggctggaatggtcccacctgatctacCTGTCTTCATTCGTTGAACACATGTATTTCCTTTGATAGAGTGGTCACTCGGCTctcttgtcaatataataaatCATCTTTGCTTTAGGTCATGTGTATGAGTGGGCTTGTCTTTAAATGACCCGCCTAGTTCCTTTTGAAATTCTAAAGGTGATTGGCTACGCTTAGTGAGGGCTGATTTCACTGACGCATTCCGTTTGGAACAATAAATAGAGCGAACAAGGTTCCTTACAGTTCACAAGTCTGAGAAGACGCATGAAGAAGTTCTTGCTTCAACAGTGATTGAACGGAACTCCTCTGCCTTCGTCCCGCATTATAGAACATTAAGGGTTAATGACATAGCACTTACTTGAACTATAATAGCAAAATAGTTTAAGAAACTCTATTTTTGTACTTTTTATTTTGATATAAAAGAATCTGCCAAGATGGAGTCTCAGATCCGCCAGAACTATCACCACGATTGCGAAGCTGCCATCAACCGGATGATCAACTTTGAGATGTTTGCCTCCTACACCTACACTTCAATGGTAAGGAGTTTACCAAGATGACCGTGTTGTTGATCTACCTGTGTATTATGCCTGGTCCTAAATGGCTTTTTTCCACTTGATTTGTCTGTTGTCCTAGACAATTAATAGCCAAGAATCGCAACTCCGTGAAGTACATTTGAGTTTTACTTGGCAAGGCTATTAAGACCCTCCAGTTAGATATAGCATACAAATGTAGTTGGGAATCTATCCTACCTCTGTCAGAGCGCGTAACAACTCATTGACAGGTTAAATGTCAGGTTACCAAGTAGACAATGGACTAGACTGATTCATCCCTATCATTAAGCTTAGTTGCCACATCAAGAACAGAATGccgtcatgtttttttttcttctaactACAATGTTTTGTTTATCCACCCAGGCTTTCTATTTCTCCCGTGACGATGTGGCTCTGCGTGGCTTCGCGCATTTCTTCAAGGAGAACAGCGACGAGGAGCGGGAGCACGCCGAGAAGCTTCTCTCCTTCCAGAACAAGAGAGGTGGACGCATTTTACTCCAGGACATCAAGGTGAGCGCCTGAGCATCACACACATTTAGATTGTAGACTGATAGAGAATATTTTTCCTCCATGGAGGAAAGTGTCTACGGAGTTTAGTTGCTCGAGAGAACCTGGAGTAGTCCTAAACATACTGCCTCTAACCACTGAACTGAAACTGTGAGAGGGGTGTAACACTGTTCACTTTATCTTAACCTTAACATCTGCTAGTAGTCATTAACACTTCTGTGTTCACTCTGTCCTGTATAGAAGCCAGAACGTGATGAGTGGGGCAATGGGCTGGAGGCCATGCAGTGTGCTCTGCAGCTGGAGAAGAATGTGAACCAGGCCCTGCTGGACCTGCACAAGATTGCCTCTGGAAAGGTTGACCCCCATGTAAGTTATGGTGAACCCACACATCACATGTATGTATCACATGTATGTATCACATAGAATACAGGTACTGTCCCAGGAGATGATCAAAGGTCAGCTCTGTGATTCAATCCAgcaacaaggtaaaaatgtgttctgccccagaacaaggcagttaacctattGTTCCACATTAGGATGCCATTGTAAATAAGTGTTTGATAACGGATTTGTCTCGTTAAAAAATAGACACCTCATTATCTACACTTATGCCATTACCACCAGGCTCTTGTGTGTTACTGTTACAATAGTCTGTAGTCATTCTCTTGTCTGACCTGTGTTTTCCCTCTTTAGCTGTGTGACTTTCTGGAGACCCATTACCTGAATGAGCAGGTGGAGGCCATTAAGAAGCTGGGAGACCACATCACCAACCTCACCAAGATGGATGCTGTCAAAAACAAAATGGCAGAGTACCTGTTTGACAAGCACACCCTGGGAGGCCAGAGCTAAACCACTTCCATCCCCAGGCTACGGCCTCCAGCCTCAGACCAGGACTCCTGGCTTCTCTGATGGATCCTACTGGCTTTGCTTTTATAGGGATGGGAGAGTGTGAAACTGGTGAATTGCAACACTTCTGTGACATTGAGCTTTCTGTTGACAACACTACTGTATTTGAGGCAAGGCTTCttgtaaaacaataaaaaaaataccacTGAAGTTAGTTGCTGTTTTCCAAGTGTTGACCTGTAGTAATGGATGTTGTATCAGTCTATTCAGGTGCTTTGCTCTTTTACTGAGCATCTTCATACCAGTGATAAATACTGACAATTGTAGACCTACTAGTGGCTGAGGGTCATAACAATAGAAGTTTAACCTGAGTTTTATAAAGGATGTTACCTCTCACCAGAGGTTGTCCTTTACCGTACCTTGTAATAGTGCCATGTCAATTAAGGACCCAGCTGTCAACTCCAGTGCCGTAGGAGTGCAATTGTTACCTACAAATTATGCAGACCTTTACTCTGCATCACCAGTTTATTAGACAGCCTAGAGGTCAATCAACCGTTAGCCAGCTGTTATGGCACATTTCTCTAGTGATGGGAAGTTCGGCTCTGACTGACAAATCTTCACTCATTGTGTTTATTTCAGTTGGTAATGCTCAATAGTTCCCCTACCGCAAATTATGAACTGAATACTCAATGGCATGGTTCTACAAGCCTCTTGTTCTTAAGGGGCTTATTGGAGCGGTCATATGGTTGCAACGCTACTGTTACTTTACATAAGATGGTGAACGCTGTCGTTTTGGTAATTAACAGGCAAGCCAAACTTTAATTCTTGAACTGAAAAATATTGTTTTCAAGATATAGTAAAGGAGTTTCGGATGGCTAGACCACTTGGTTAAAGGGGAAGATGGCCTAATGAAAACGGTCTAATCAGCAATGGCATTTTCAATTACTCTTCAACTTTATTCTTTATACAACCAAGTATTGACATGGTAAAATTGAGTACATTTGTATGGTATTGACTGTCTTGGTTTATATTTAGGGTAAAGTTTTGcagctttgtcattctatttgaaaacatattttacacaaagccacagagggccagagatttGTAATCTGATGTACCCAAAaaggccactagatggcatctgATTAAATTGCATATTCCTTAATTTTCCAACATTTGtaattatggatccctattagctgctgtcaaggcagcagttactcatggggtccagcaaaataaaGGCAGTTCTATACAATAAAACTAACCTTACATTAAACAGATTTCACAAAACATTAACGGTTCCtactcaggccactactctaccaccacatatctacaacaaaAAATCCATGTGTGTGCATCTATAGTGAATATGTAATTGTGTTTATGGTTTTAAATATGACTtcactgcttgcatgagttacttgatgtggaaaaGAAGCCATGTCATGGCTctctgtagtactgtgcacctcccatagtatGTCCTGGACttgggaactgtgaagagacctggtggtatgtcttgtagctctctgtgtacatttaagggtgagctgtgcaggccagttctgggccaattgtaattttcctaagtccttttttgtggcacctgaccacatgactggacagtagtccaggtgcaacaaaaggGCCTGCAGAACCTACCTTGTTGATagcgttgttaagaaggcagagcagtgctttattatggacagatctATCCCCATCTTAGCTagtgttgtatcaatatgtttttacCATGACAGAAGTTTATTCTCAACTTGTTACATTTCCACATTAtccattacaagatttagttgaggttcagGGTTTAGTGTTATTttatgtcccaaatacaatgcctttagtttttgaaatgtatttttaatctttgtttatttaactaggctaactaagtcggttaagaacaaactcttatttacaatgacggcctaacaaaaggcaaaaggcctttcacgacaagagagacaacactacataaaaagagaccaaagacaacaacatagcatggtaagCAGTAACAGGAGTCCGTTGTAACAGATAGGCCTGCATTATTCAGTGTATATACATCCTTGGCTGAGTACCAGTGGAAAGTTTAGGAATAGTCTATGTTGATAGCAACAAGATCATGTTTTGAGTTTATGATCTTGCTCACTGGTTCTCAAACCTAGTCCTGGGGATCCAAACaagtgcacatttttgtttttaccctagcactacacagctgattcaaattatcaaCTCATCAAAaggctttgatgatttgaatcagctgtgtagtgcttggCAAAAAAACGAAAATGTgtacccctttgggtccccagaccaggattgagaaccactgATCTAGCTAATGATTAGCACACTGGGGTAAATGTAGATGGGCAACCCCATGCAACCCCATAATACAGGTTATCATGCTTATTGCTAAATAACACACCTGCTTGATAATTTGGACCGATATGGTATTTGGCATTTGTTTTTAGTAATTGCAGCTTAAGGTGGCAataccagttattgagtgtaagggggaaaTTACTTTGTCACACAGGGGAATTAGGTGTTGCGTAACttggttaattaaataaataaaataagtatcattttttttgttatttgtaaactcatgTTCCCTTTATcgaatattaggttttggttgaagatctgataacattcagtatcaacaatatgcaaaaatagagaacATCAGAAAGGGGGAAATACTTTTGtatggcactgtatatatacattgaGTGTATAAAACATCAAGAAGAacttcctaatactgagttgcaaactcccctttttccctcagaacaacctcaatgtGTTGGGGCAAGGACTCGATCTACAGGGTGTCGAAAGCATTTGCAAGGGATGCTGGttcatgttgactacaatgcttcccacagttgtgttaaatTGGCTGTATGTCCCTATGTGAGTTGGATCATTCTTGAAACACACGGGAAactattgagtgtgaaaaaccaagGGGTTTGGTGGTGATATTCTAAACTGTTAGGTAGACCAACAGTTTAAAGTAATATTGACAAATATTGTTACTTGAGTTGTGATTGGGGTATATTGGCCAAATGATCAGGAAAGTTTTTGGTGTATTTTCCCTCCAAAATTCATAAGAAACAACCATATTACAGCTATTTGTTTAAAATGCTTTTAGTAAGTTACATAGTTTGTTACTGCTGTTCTCTCCTTCTTCCCTTTTTTTCCTGGTCTCAGGACGTTTTCGCACACTCATCACCGCTCAAGTCTGTTTCAATAGTCATGAGACCTAGTCTCCTTCCACCATTGTCATGGTGATAGTGGGGTACTCCATAGACACCAATGCGATAGCGGTCTGCTTTGTCCTTGACATCCATTGAAACAGAACCATTGAGGGAGTGAACATCTTGCGTCCTCTTCCTTCTCTGTTTGGGTGTCCAGAATGCTGAGTCACAATGACAAGGCAGAAATACAACCAGGGCAGAGCctgagtcagtccatactgtagtacaACCAACGGGAGGTTATGACAGGAGGaagagtggggaggagggagagaaataggaATAGAGGGGGATGGGGAAAGGGTACAGACTAAAAACGCCTTGTCACCCTTCAGAAGTGTTCTGTAACGGTTAATCATTTATAGTATTACTATCACTTCTGTTTATAACTTTAACTTAAGAACATTCTTAGTTAGTACGATTCATTTGTAATGCTAAGAGATGCATAAAAATGTACAGGGTGGGTACCTGGAGGAAAGaaggggagggtcatgctttttctATTTCAGTCAAGGGGAGAGTTTACTATTTTTTAAATCTAGTCCAGGGGACGGTCATGTAATTGGAAATTCTCTGTTGGGCGTGAAATATGAAGTGTGCCTATAGGTTATTTAgcgtggtctcaatcaaatgattcatagcctataggctaca contains:
- the LOC100136293 gene encoding ferritin H-1 (The RefSeq protein has 1 substitution compared to this genomic sequence), giving the protein MESQIRQNYHHDCEAAINRMINLEMFASYTYTSMAFYFSRDDVALRGFAHFFKENSDEEREHAEKLLSFQNKRGGRILLQDIKKPERDEWGNGLEAMQCALQLEKNVNQALLDLHKIASGKVDPHLCDFLETHYLNEQVEAIKKLGDHITNLTKMDAVKNKMAEYLFDKHTLGGQS